Genomic window (Pseudomonas sp. MM211):
CTTGGCAGCGCTCCGTTGGCATTGAGGTCGAGCAATTGGGCGCCGACGCTGAATACCGTCAGCGGATCGCTGTCTTTCTCGGCTACCGCCACGGCTTGCAGGTTCACGGTGGAGTTGCCGGGAAGGCCGAACAGACCACCGGTGCGTACGATGATGCTGGCAGGCACCTGGCTGCTGGTGACGACCCTGACGGCTCTGCCACCGGCATCGATTGTCGGTACCCGCAGGCCGTCGATGATCGCGATGCTCGCGCAGGACGATGTCAGCCCATCTACAAAGCCGTAGGACGCGGCGTTTTCGAGGGCATAGAGATGGGCCTTGGCGGTATCGAGAGCGCAGTTACCCGACTCAAGCCGGGAGATGGATTCCAGGGCTGCGGTATCGGCGAGCTTCTGTAGCTTGCGCTGTTCCAGATACAGGCGGCCGCTATCCACCACCAGGGCGAGAAACAGGATCGCCATGACCAGGGTCGCGGCGCTGAGGATGCTGAAAGCACCACGCTGGCGCTGCAGATCGGATCGAATGCGCCTCATGCTCAGCTCCCCGACCCTGCGTTGTACAAGCGGATGGTCGCTTCGCCGCGTATCTCGCTGGGCAGCTGTGGAACCTTCCAGCCGAAGATGGAGAACGGCGGCATGATGCTTTCAGGGTTGCCGTGGCGTACGCACACGCTCCACACCGTGCCGGTTTTCAGGAAGCCGTCGTAGCCGTTGCAGGTTTGCGTCCAGGCCTCCGGCAGCCAGGAATTACGCATTGTCTGCAACACGCGCTGCTGATGGAGGGCGAGTTGTTCCGGCGTGGGCGCGCGGGTATCGGGCGAGTGGATGGCATCGCGCAGGGCTTCGGTGGCCAACTCCTGGTAGGTAGCGCCAAGCAGGAAAGGAATGCTGTAACCCACCAGGCCATAGAAAATCAGGAAGAAAATGATGAAGGCGATGGAAAACTCGACGGCGACGGCACCGCGCTGCTTGTGAGCCGAAGGTATTTCTGAAGAGTGAGGCACTTCCCTGATCCTCGCGCCGTTGCAGTCGCTCAATGCGGCGGACATACAGCGGGTATAACCCGAGCTGCTGGTTCCGCTGGGCACAGGTCACCTGTACATGAAGTCGGCGGGGAGATGATGCCGATGACACACAGAGGGCTTGCCAGTAGATATGTAATAGCAAGCGGATATGCACGGCGCCATAGCACTTTGTGACTAACACCAAGCACCCTCACCCGCCGTGCGAGTGTTGGCCAGGCCCTCAGTAAAGCTGCGCTTTCAGCAGCGGCCTGAGCAGATAGTTGAGCACCGTGCGCTTGCCGCTGAGGATATCCACCTCGGCCACCATGCCCGGAATGATCGGCAGGATTTCATCGCGACGCTTGAGCTGGCTGCCGTCGGTCTTGATCAGCACTTCGTAGTAGAACTCTTTGCCCTGTGCCGTTTCCTCGGCAATGGTGTCGGCGCTGATTTGTTCCAGGGTGCCGTTCAGGTAGCCGTAGATGCTGTAGTCATAGGCGGTGATCTTCACCTTGGTGGGCATGCCGGGCACCAGGAAGGCCACGTCGCGGGGTTTGATCCGCGCTTCGATCAGCAACCGATCCTCCACGGGGATCACTTCCATGATCGGCTCGCCAGGCTGGATCACCCCACCTCGGGTGTTGATCAGCACGGTGTTCACCCGGCCGCGCACCGGTGAAAGGATCTCGGTACGGCGTAGTTGATCTTCCCGCTGTTGGACGATGGGCTCCAGGGCGCTGAGTTCGGCCTTCTTGCTCTGCCGCTCGGTGTAAGCATCCTGAAAGTAGCTGCTGCGCAGCTCGGTGAGTTTGCCGTTGAGCGTGGCGATCTCCTGGCTCAGCTTGAGCGCTTCCATCTGGCTCACGGCACGTTTGGCCACCAGCGGCTCGACCAGGTTCAGCTGCTGCTGCGAGAGGCGTATCTGCCGGTTGATGGCGCTGACGCCATCCTGCAGTTTGTCGCGCCGCGACTTGAACAGTTCCTGCTCGGAGCGGGCCAGGGGGCTCGCGGGGTCGATATCCTCGGGGAACGCGATGCGATCCTTGCCCAGCACTTCGGCATCCAGGCGTGCGATGGTGGCGCGCATGGCCGCCGACTGATTGGCCGACTCCTGGAACGAGGTACGAAAGCGCGTTTCGTCCAGCCGCACCAACGGTTGCCCGACCTCCACCAGATCGCCTTCGCCGACCAGCAGGCGATCGAGAATGCCGCCCTCCAGGCTCTGGATCTTCTGAATACGGGTGAACGGCACCACGCGGCCATCACCGCGCGTCACCTCATCGAGCTCGGCCCAGGTAGCCCACGCGATGGCCAACAATACGGTAGCCAGAATCGTCCACAGCAGGGGCCGGAACAGCGGGTGGGTGGCACTCAGCAACGGGTCTTCGAGCTGTCGGCGCAGGCGATCATTGGATGGCATGGTTGCCTCCTCGGTTTTCCGCTGGCGCGTTCACCACGTTGTCCTGCACCACCTGATCCAGAGCGCCATCCATGATCACCCGGCCCTGACGCATCACTACGGCGCGCTCCACCAGCGAGAGCATGACCTTCTTGTGGGTGACCAGAATCAGGGTACGCCCGGTGATCCACTGCTGCAGGTACTCGACCACCTGCTTTTCGCTGGTCTGGTCGAACGAGGATGTCGGTTCGTCGAGCAGTACGATGGGCGGATCCTGCACCAGCACGCGCACCAGCCCGACCGCCTGGCGCTGGCCGCCAGACAGGCTGGCATTGCCCTGAATGGGCATGTCCAACCCCAGCGGGTGGCTGCGCACCCAGGCGCCCAGGCCGACGCCGTCGAGGGCTTCGAACAGCTCCTCGTCACTGACCGCAGCACCTTCAAGATTGAGGTTGTCGCGCAGCGTGCCGTAGAACAGGGCGATGTCCTGAGGCAGGTAACCGATATGCCGGCGGCGATCCGCGGGGTCGATCTGGGTCAGGCTGATGTCGTCGACCATCACCCGCCCGGCAGTGGGGTCGAGTAACCCGGCGAGCAGGCGCAACAGCGTGGATTTGCCGGCGCCATTGCCGCCCAGTAGGGCGATGCGCTCACCTGCGCGAATGCTCAGGGCGTTGACGTCGACGATAGGCGGGGCGTCATCGTGGCTGAGGCGCAGCTGCTCAATACGATAATCGCCTGCCAGGTTTTCCTTGCGTACGAAGCGCTGGCCGGCGGGCCGTTCCACCGGTATCCGGTCATCAGTTGGTCGAGGCCTTCGAGGGCGACCTTGGTGTGCTGCCAGCGGCCGAGAATGCTGGCGATCTGTGACAGCGGCGCGATGGTTCGCGCGGAAAGAATCGAGCAGGCCACCAGAGCACCCATGCTCAGGTAGCCATCGCTGATGCGGTACACGCCGAACACCACCACGCCGACGTAGCAGAGCTGTTGCACCGTGCTCACCCCGTAGCTGAGCGCCGAGGTCAGGCTGTGGGTCTTCATGGCACTGCCTGCCAGCTGCGCGGTGAGGGTTTCCCACAGGTGCATGCAGCGGCCTTCGGCGCGGCTGGCCTTGACCGTTTCCAGGTGCTCGATGGATTCGAGAAGGATGCCGTTCTTCACTGCACCCTCGCGCAGATTCTGTCGGGAAAGCCGCGCCAGGCGACCTTGAGCGAGCAGCCCGGGCAACACCATCAGCACTGCGGCGACCGCAGGCACCCAGACCACATGCCCACCGATCAGCGCGATGATCAGCAGAAAGATGAGCACGAAGGGTAGGTCGCTGATCACCGCCGCGCTAGACGAGGTGAAGAATTCGCGTACCGACTCGAACTCGCGAATCTGCGTGCTGAAGGCGCCGACCGAAGCGGGTTTGGCGCCCAGTCGGGTATTGAGCACCCGCTCGAACAGCAGCGACGACAATTGCAGATCCAGACGTTTGCCAAGGGTATTGAGCAAGTGCGCGCGCAAACCGCGCAGCAGGCTTTCCAGGACGATAGCCAGGGCCACGCCACTGGCCAGTACCCACAGGGTGTCGAAGGCAGCGTTGGGCACCACGCGGTCATAGACCTGCATGGCGAACAGCGCTGCGGCAATCGCCAGCAGGTTGGCGATGAAGGCCGCTACGGCTACCTCGACATAGGAGCGACGCAGACGCTTGAGCGCACTGTAGAACCAGTGTTCGCGAGTCGGGCTGGCGAATTCTTCGGCGCGGCCATCGGGGCGATAGCGGCATTTGGCGAACACCGCCATGCCGCTGTAGATACTCTGCAGGTCGGCGATGGTCAGGCGTTGTACGCCGCCATCGCTATGGGGCACGAGGATCTCGGCGTGTTCGTCGTGCTGGCTGACCAGCACCACACAGCGTCCGTCTTCGAGCAGCAGCAAGGCGGGCAGCAGGTAATCGTCGATCCGCTTGAGCGGCTCCTCGGCGACCCGCGCGACGATATCCGCACGGCGCAGGGCGCGGGCGACCATGCGCAGGGGCAGGCGGCCCTGCTCCAGGGCGATGCCATCGGCCAGTTCGGCTCCTGTCACCGGTCTGCCGAGCTGGCGGCAGAGCAACACCAGACCCTGGCGCAGTGGGTCCTGATCGCCTCCCTTGCCCGCTGTTGCCAGGTTGTCAGGATCCATTCAGGCCATTCTCCAACAGGGGGCCGAGCAGACCGATCTGCGCGGCGGCACGGTACTCGAGGCGCAAGCGTTCGACCTGCAGCACGATCAACTGGCGCTCAGCCTCGAAGCGTTCACGTTGTACGGTAAGCAGGTCGATCACATCGCGGCGACCGACCTCGAACTGTTCACGGTAAAGGCCGCCGACCTGTTCCGAATCCCGCACCTGCACGGCGAGAGCATGTTCGCGCCAGAGCAGGGAGTCGCCGATATCGAACAGGCTCTGCAACTGGCGGCGGATGTCACGCAGGATGGCGTCCTGCCCCCAACTGGCCGACTCCAGGCGCTGCGCGGCGGCAGTGGGGCGCTGGAAATTGGAAAGCCCCTGGATGGTGTCCATGCGCAGGCGCAGGTTGACCATCGAATCGTTCTGCAGGCGCCCGCCGATTTCCCGGCGCGTCGCCGAGGCCTCCAGGTTCAATTGCGGCAGCAGCGCCGCCTTGGTGCCGCGCAGCTCGGCCTCGGCCAGGCTGGTATCTTCCACGGCGCGCTGATAAAGCGGCGAGCTGCTGATGATGCGTGGCAGGTCTCGTGTTGCCAGGTAGCGCTGCATGGAGGGCGGCCGGGGCTCGGCAAGACCCTCCGGTAGTGCTCCGACCAGCAGGTTGAACTGGTTGCCGGCATCGAGCCGTGCGCCCTTTTCCAGGGCCAGTTGCTCCTGGGCCCGGGAGATTTCCAGGCCGGCGCGATCCTGTTCGCTGCGATCCGAATAGCCATCTGCACCTCGCGCCTCGGTCATCGCCCGGATGTCGTCGAGCAGACGGATATGGCGGCGTACCGCGTCGATGCGGCGGTCGGCGACCAGTACATCCAGGTAGGTTTCGACGATATCCAGGGCGGCGTCTTCGCGGGTCACTTCGGCGGTGGCCGAGAGCTGGCGCTGCGTTGCCTTGGCGGTGTCGACCTGGCTTTCCACACGGCCCCAGTCGTAGAGCATCTGCGAGACGGTAACGTCGTAGACGGTCTCGCCCAGGTTGAATTCCTGAGGGCCGCCAGAGAGTGACAGCGATGGGTGGTAGCCGCCCCTGGCTATCTTCACCTCGGTTTCGGCGCGCGAGACTTCAGACAGCGCTGCACGCACTTGCGGGTGAATGGCCAGCCCGCTGCGCACCGCCTGATCGACCGGCATGGCCGCCGCCGAGGCGGGCAAACACAGGGCGAAGGCGACGCGCATGACCCAGTGACAACAACGTGTATCCATACTGCGCAACGGCTTCCCTATCAACTGACCACGACCTGTACCGTATTTTCTTCCACCAACAGTGTGGTGCTTCCGTAGGTATAGACGTCGTAGGTGATGCCGTCGATCTGCTGCGCCCCGGTTTTCAGCGCGCTGGCCGTGAGGTTGAGCACATCATTGCTTTCGCCGGTGATCTGCAGGGTGTTTCTCGAGTCGGTCATGGCGTCGACGGCGGCAGCGGTGAGGGTCAGCGTGCTGCCTGAATCACCAGTACCGAGATCGATGCGCTCGATATTGCTGAACGTGCCGATTCCCGCGGCCCCATAGTTGATGTCGATCCCGCCATCGAAGACCACCGTGTCGAACCCGGTTCCGCCATCGACGTTGCCGAAGTTGGTGGCCTTGATCTGGATGGTGTCGTTGCCTGCGCCTGCATCCACGCGGTCGCCGGAGCCGACATTGAGGATCAGATCATTGCCGGCGCCAGCGAAGATGCGCTCGCCTGCGATGGTCGCGTTGCCGGAAAGTATGTCGTCCGCTGCCGTGCCATCGACCCGCACGTTGCCGATGGTCAGGCCGAGCAGGCCCAACGGGTCGAGGTCGACGGTATACACGCCGCTGGTCTTGCCGGCGGAGGTTGCGGTGATGCGCAGTGCAAGATCGCCGCCAAGGTTGAGGATGTTGGTGAGCGACAAGCCTAGCTGGCTGAGCACGGTGGGGCTGAGCAGGTTGACCGAGAAATTGCCATTGGCATCGGCTGCCAGCGGGGCGATGCCGATATAGCCAAGCGGCGTGAGCACTTCGACGGCCAGTGCGGCACCGGCCACGGTCTTGCCGCTGATGCCCAGCCGGGCGGCTGGAAGATTGAGCAGATTGAGATTGGCGTCCACGGCCAGGTTGCCTAGGGTGATGGGTTGCTGCTGCAAGCTGGTACCCAGGCCCAGTGTCGCGACGTTGCTCTGGTTGCCCGCCTGATCCTTGGCGGATACCGAAACCTGAGCGCTGAGCAGCTGATCGTAGCTCAGGCCGATATTCAGCCCGGTAAGCAGATTCAACGAGGCCAGGCCCGCGTTGTTTGCGGTAACCGTGGCGGTGGCTACCGTGCCGCCCAGGTCGATGCGTATCGTCAGTTCACTGTTCGGCTCACCGGAAATGGTCAGCAGGTTACCGACCAGACCGAGCACCGGAGAGGACGGCGGGATGGTATCGACGGTGAAGTTCGCCGCCTGGGAGTTGGCGCCATTGTTGATATGCGCCGTCACCGAAGCCGCCCCTTGGGGGAAGCTGCCAGAGGGTGGCACTACCGACACGACGGCGCTGCCTGCCAGAGCCTCGGCGGCGGTCACAGTATGGGCTTGGTTGAACTGGTAACCACCGGTGCCGGTGTAGGTAACAGTAACCACGTCACCGGCGCGTACGCCGGTGGCCAGGCCAACGCGTACCTGAATACCATCCGCGGCCTCGGCAGCATTGATGTAGGTATCGGCCGCCTCGGGAACGCTGATGGTCGGCGCCGACAGGTTGGGCGCGTTGGTGCTCGCGGATACGCTGACGTTGCCTGCGGCATCGATGGACGTCACGCCGATTGGCTGGCCGGCCACCAGTGCCGGGATCAGTACCGCGGCGAACGTACCCGCTGCGGTCGCCGTCACCGTGATCGGATTGGCGACGTTGCCGTTAACCACGATACGCACCTGGCTGTTGGGTTCGGCGTTACCGGTGAGCAGCGTACCGTCCGCCGTAACGAACAGATTGCTCGGCGCGCTCGGTGCCTGGCTGTCGATGTTGGTGGTCGCCGATGTGCTGGTATTACCGGCAGCATCCTTGGCGACCACAGTGACCGCGGTGTTATGGGCCAGCGGCGTACCTGGGGTGAAGCTCCAGGCGCCGCTGGCATTGGCCGTGGTTTGGCCAATCGCTGCGCCGCCAGGGCCCGTGATGATGACCGTGCTGCCGGCCTCGGCGGTGCCGGTCAGCACAGTGCCGTTGCTGATTGAAATGCTCGGCGTGTTGGGTGCCACCTTGTCGATGGTGGTACTGACCGGGAGGCTGGTGTTGCCCGCGGCATCCTGAGCCACGGCATTGACCACGGTGCCATTGGCCAAGTTGGGCGGTGAAGAAAGCGTCCAGACGCCATTGGTGCCAGTGACCACTGTGCCGATCAGGGTGCCGTTGACACCCGTCAGGGTCACCGTGCTACCCGCTTCGGCTGTGCCCGTGAGTAGCGTGCCATTGCTCGGCTGAATGGTCGGGGCAACGGGTGCCACGGCGTCGATGGTGGTACTGACCGAGCCGCTGTTATTGCCAGCGGCATCTCTGGCAATCGCCGTTACCACCACGCCATTGGCCAGGGCGGGGCTTGGCGAGAATGCCCAGGCGCCGTTGCTATCGGCGGTGGCGATGCCGATCTGCACGCCGCCCGTGCCGGTGAGGATTACCGTACTGCCCGCTTCGGCGCTACCGCTCAGTTGGGTGCCGTTACTTGCCACGATGGTCGGCGCATTGGGGGCGATATTGTCGATGGTAGTGGTTGCCGATGGGCTGATGTTGCTGGCCGCATCTCGGGCGACCACGGTTACCACCGTGCCATTGGCGAGCGGGGTACCCAGATTGAGGCTCCAGCTGCCGCTGGCATTGGCGGTAGTGGTGCCGATCTGCACGCCGCCCGTGCCGGTGAGAATCACCGTGCTACCCGCTTCGGCCGTGCCGGTCAGCAGGGTGCCGTTGCTGGCTTGGATGGTTGGCACCGCGGGTGGCATGCTGTCGATCACGATGACGGCCGGCGCACTGACATTGTTGGTGGCGTCAGTGGCCGTGACGCTGACCGAAGTGCCATTTGCGAGTGCCGGTAAAAACGTCGATGACCATGCACCGGAGATCGGGTCGGCCGTCACCTGAACGTCTGGCTGACCAGCAATGCGGATGGTGACTGTACTGCCCGGTTCAGCGATACCGCTGATCAGGCTGCCGTTGCTGGGGGCAACGACTGGCAGGTCAGGGCCGGAGTCGTCCACCGTCACGCTGGCCGGGCCGCTTGTGTTACCGGCGGCATCCACGGCGATGGCGGTGACCAGTGTGTTGTCTGGCAGTGCCGGGGTCGAAGTGAAGTGCCAGTTGCCGTTGGCGTCGGCGGTGACCTGGGCGATTTGTAGACCCCCGACGCTCAGCCGCACGGTGCTGCCTGCCTCTGCGGTACCGCTCAAATCGGCCCCATTGCTGGCGGCGATGAAGGGCGGAGGCGGTGGGATGGAGTCGACCCTGGTACTGGCCGAGGCACTGAGGTTGCCTGCCGCATCGCGGGACTCCACGCTGACCAGTGCGCCATTGGGCTGTGTCGTAGACGGGGCGAAGCTCCAGGTACCACTGGCACCCACTATCAGCGTGGTGAGGGTGTTGCCATCGACCTTGAGGGTCAGGGTACTACCAGCCTCCGCTGTACCCTGCAGCAATGCGCCATTGGTGGCGGCGATGGTGGGTGTTGCAGGGGCGATGGCGTCGATGGTGATGCTGGCAGACGCTCCCGTATTGCCGGCCGCATCCCGTGCGCTGATGCTGATCAAGGCGCCGTGCTGCAGGGGTGGTTGTGGACTGAAGTTCCAATCCCCACCAGGCCCCGCCGTGGCCTGGCCGATGATGACCCCGCCGGGGCCGGTGAGGATCACCGTACTGCCAGCCTCGGCGCTACCGGTCAGTGATATGCCGTTGCTCGGCTGAACGGTCGGGGCAATCGGTGCCACGGTATCGATCACCAGATTCGCCGATGGGCTAGTGTTGCCTGCCGCATCGCGAACCACCACGGTGACCTGGGTATTGTTGGTCAGCGCCACGGGTGGAACGAACGACCAATTGCCGGCGCCATCGACTATGGCCTGATCAATGGCGGCACCGCCGGCCCCAGTGATGATTACCGTGGTACCTACCTCTGCAGTACCGCTCAGAACCACGCCGTTACTGGAGTTGATGCCCGGGGTGGCAGGAGCCAGCGCATCGACTATGGCCTCGGCCACAAGGCTGACATTGCCTGCTGCATCGGTCGCCGTGGCGCTGATCTGGGTGGTGTTGCCCAGGGGCGGTGTTGCGGTAAACGTCCAATTGCCATTGGCATCGACCTCGGTGGTGCCGATGCTGCTGCCGTTCACCCGGATGTTCACCGTGCTACCAGCTTCGGCGGTGCCGCTGATGATCTGGCCGTTGCTTGGGTTGATCAGCGGTGCCGATGGCGCGACGCTGTCGATCAGGATGCTGGCCGGCGCGCTCTCATTACCCAAGGCATCTCGGGCCACAATTGTGACTAGGCTGCCATTGGCCAGTGCCTGGGCCGGCGCGAAGCTCCAATTGCCATTGGCGTCGACGTTAACGGTGACGCTCGGGATAACACCTGCACCCGTTATGATCACCGTGCTGCCGATTTCGGCGGTACCGCTCAGTAAGAGGCCATTGCTCGGGTTCACGGTCGGATGATCCGGCACCTGTGAATCGATGACGGTACTCGCCGATGGGCTGGTATTACCCGCCGCATCCCGTGAAACCACGCTGACCTGAGTGCCGTTGGGCACCGCGGTAGTGGGCGTGAAACTCCAGATACCCCCCGCGTTTGCCGTGGTTTGGCCAATTGGGCTTCCGCCTGCACCGGTGATGATCACCGTGCTGCCTGCTTCCGCGGTGCCGCTGAGTTCGATGCCATTGCTTGGCGAAATCGTCGGTGCAACCGGAGCTACGGTATCGATGGTGGTGCTGACTGCGGCGCTGGTGTTGCCAAGTGCATCACGAGCGACGGCACTGATCACTGCACCATTGGGCAGTGCGGGGGAGGGTGTGAGCGTCCAGGTACCCTCAGCCGTGGCGGTCACCTGACCGATGATGCGCCCGCTGGCATCCGTGATCACCACCGTGCTGCCTGCATCGGCGCTACCGCCCAGCTGCACGCCATTGCTGGCGTTGATTGTCGGCGTTGCTGGCGCCAGTGCATCGATGGCGGTTGCTGCCTGGCCGCTGGTATTGCCAGCGGCATCGCGAGCCACTGCCGTAACCACGGTGCCGTTGGCCAACGCGGTATCCGGCGTGAACGTCCAGTTACCAGTGGCATCAGCGACAGCCTGACCGATGCTGACCCCACCCGAGCCTGTGAGAATCACCGTGGCCCCAGCTTCGGCATTGCCGCTCAGTTGCGCGCCGTTGCTGGCGTTGATGGTAGGGGTATTTGGAGCGACGCTGTCGACCACGGTGGTAGCTGGCGTGCTGCTGATACCCCCGACATTGATCGTGGCGTTTACGGTGGTGCCGTTCGCGAGTGGAGTCGTTGGTGTAAACACCCAATTGCCCTGGCCATCGACAGGCGCCTGGCCGATAGGCGTACCTGCTGCGTCAGTGAGCAGTACGGTGGTGCCCGGTAGGGCGGTGCCGCTCAATTCGTTGCCATCACTCGGCGCTATGCTCGGGCGTGGTGGCAAGGTGGCGTCTACCCGCACCGTCGAGGCGGCGCTTTGATTACCGACGGCATCGGTGGCGGTAACCGTCAGCAGCGCCCCATTGGGCAATGCGCTAGCGGGCGTGATCGACCAGTTTCCGTTAGCGTCAGCCTGAAGGGTTTGGCTGAACCCATTGGGCCCGGAGACGGTGACGAAACTATTGGCCTCCGCCGTACCGTTGATCTGTACCCCATTACTGGGGTTCACCACAGGCGCATTGGGTGCCTGGGCGTCGATGGTGATGCTGGCCCCCGGGCTGGTATTGCCGACGCTATCGCGCGCCACCACTGAAACCTGGGTTTGATGGGCCAACTGCCCGTTGATGGGGTAACTCCAGGTGCCGCTGTTATCGACCTGCACGGTCACTGGGGCGGCATTGCCGATGCTCAGCAGCACTGTGCTGCCTGGATCCGCTGTGCCGGTCAGAAAGCCTGAGCCACTGCTGGCAGTGATGGTGGGTACGGCAGGTGCCGTGGCGTCAATGATCGTCGTTGCGGGCTGACTGGTGTTACCGGCGTTATCGCGCGCGACCACGGTGACCTGCGTGCCATCGAGCAGCGGATTTTGCGCTGTGAATGTCCAGTTGCCGTTGGCGTCTGCCGTGGTCTGGCCGATCGCAACGCCGCCAGGGCCGGTGAGAATGACTGTGCTGCCGGCCTCGGCAGTACCGTTCAGGAGGCTGCCGTTGCTGGGTTGAATGACCGGGGGGTTGGGCGCCTGGGCATCAATGGTGATGCTGACTGGCGTGCTCTGGTTGCCGGTAGCATCCCGTGCGGTGATGCTGACAGGGGTGCCGTGGGTGAGTGCATTCGGTGGGGTGAAACTCCAGGTGCCGTCTGCGGCGACTACGGCCTGACCGATGACGG
Coding sequences:
- a CDS encoding Ig-like domain-containing protein produces the protein MAVQAKVAPIDQQVAQATERTVSNTLPLSQSSNVALNIPPESVASYNREGMDLVVQMQDGEVLRITNFYSPVEQPSQLFLVGEEEQLIAVDLSQAASDGILAASYASETTLSGFTSLTSAAATTGGTLGLGTAAIIGGVAIAGGVVVADEISSRNDDSNDSGGGGSGGGENPVDITPPAAATNLLLSQDSRFLTGSAEPGATVRVDVNGTLYSVTVDPAGNFIVPFPSALTNGENIRVEVVDAAGNVSPPADITAPAVMPSSVEQVNGDDLTGVSAPYATIIMMRPNGEELGRTTADVNGNWSYGPIPWADGSVIDVQAVLANGFRPPVIRIVIDRTPPDAPTVEASNGTLLSGMAEPNSTLTLTFDNGTSVNVNTNANGMWNYSPTPALADGAQVEIVATDRAGNVSDATTLTVDAQAPGAPTIDNSNGIVFSGTAEIGSTVILSGTNGPIGQALVDANGNWHFTASPAVANGSQVSVVARDAAGNTGLPDSVVVNNALPNAPTIAASNGTVISGTATPGSTVVVTNSNGIEIGRDTADGNGAWSITPTAPLRPGDGDVIKAVVETPQGTSASATLTIDAAPPQQPVVQPSNGSELAGTAEAGGKIILIYSNGQLIGQTTADADGNWSFIPTTPLDHLDSIDISVRDAVGNTSPPVTVVIDRDPPPAPVISPSNGVTISGTAEPGSTVVITGPGGVIIGEVIATNGTWSFTPTLPISHDTPLSVTARDAAGNLSAPGTITVDAEPPAAPTLDPTRGTLLSGTAEPGSTVLISLDGAVAVPVPVDGDGNWSYSPATQLANGTVIRVIAEDPSGNASTPVTGAVDRVAPGTPTVAPSNGSLLSGTAEPGSTITVSLPDGSQQTTTTATDGTWALSPATPLSNGSTVSVIATDAAGNPSPAASQTIDTTLPPRPTIDPSNGSQFSGTATAGASVVLTGPGGSIGQTTADSNGNWTISVSPQLANNTSVSATVVANGLSSAPAITVTDSVAPLAPTLLPSNGSLLSGSAEAGSTVTLTGPGGVSIGQATANAQGVWTFQPAPPVANGTLVSATARDAAGNQSPAVSTTIDNTAPQIPTVQPSNGTLLTGTAEAGSTVIISDASGRVIGQVMADSGGNWTLAPSPALADNATINVVARDAAGNSSAPAGIVIDAAPPSAPIIEPSNGIVLRGSAEPGSKIILRDADGNVIAETTAAANGAWSTTLTAQLPNGTQVIAVATDVTGNASPPASITVDGLAPAAPTITPSNGSQLSGSAEAGSTVILTGPGGVIIGQVTAGASGIWTFTPTNALANGTQVSVVARDAAGNTSPTSSVTIDNLPPSSPTIVPSNGTQLSGVGEVGSTLIISAGGTVIGQAVVAADGTWSFTPPNALTHGTPVSITARDATGNQSTPVSITIDAQAPNPPVIQPSNGSLLNGTAEAGSTVILTGPGGVAIGQTTADANGNWTFTAQNPLLDGTQVTVVARDNAGNTSQPATTIIDATAPAVPTITASSGSGFLTGTADPGSTVLLSIGNAAPVTVQVDNSGTWSYPINGQLAHQTQVSVVARDSVGNTSPGASITIDAQAPNAPVVNPSNGVQINGTAEANSFVTVSGPNGFSQTLQADANGNWSITPASALPNGALLTVTATDAVGNQSAASTVRVDATLPPRPSIAPSDGNELSGTALPGTTVLLTDAAGTPIGQAPVDGQGNWVFTPTTPLANGTTVNATINVGGISSTPATTVVDSVAPNTPTINASNGAQLSGNAEAGATVILTGSGGVSIGQAVADATGNWTFTPDTALANGTVVTAVARDAAGNTSGQAATAIDALAPATPTINASNGVQLGGSADAGSTVVITDASGRIIGQVTATAEGTWTLTPSPALPNGAVISAVARDALGNTSAAVSTTIDTVAPVAPTISPSNGIELSGTAEAGSTVIITGAGGSPIGQTTANAGGIWSFTPTTAVPNGTQVSVVSRDAAGNTSPSASTVIDSQVPDHPTVNPSNGLLLSGTAEIGSTVIITGAGVIPSVTVNVDANGNWSFAPAQALANGSLVTIVARDALGNESAPASILIDSVAPSAPLINPSNGQIISGTAEAGSTVNIRVNGSSIGTTEVDANGNWTFTATPPLGNTTQISATATDAAGNVSLVAEAIVDALAPATPGINSSNGVVLSGTAEVGTTVIITGAGGAAIDQAIVDGAGNWSFVPPVALTNNTQVTVVVRDAAGNTSPSANLVIDTVAPIAPTVQPSNGISLTGSAEAGSTVILTGPGGVIIGQATAGPGGDWNFSPQPPLQHGALISISARDAAGNTGASASITIDAIAPATPTIAATNGALLQGTAEAGSTLTLKVDGNTLTTLIVGASGTWSFAPSTTQPNGALVSVESRDAAGNLSASASTRVDSIPPPPPFIAASNGADLSGTAEAGSTVRLSVGGLQIAQVTADANGNWHFTSTPALPDNTLVTAIAVDAAGNTSGPASVTVDDSGPDLPVVAPSNGSLISGIAEPGSTVTIRIAGQPDVQVTADPISGAWSSTFLPALANGTSVSVTATDATNNVSAPAVIVIDSMPPAVPTIQASNGTLLTGTAEAGSTVILTGTGGVQIGTTTANASGSWSLNLGTPLANGTVVTVVARDAASNISPSATTTIDNIAPNAPTIVASNGTQLSGSAEAGSTVILTGTGGVQIGIATADSNGAWAFSPSPALANGVVVTAIARDAAGNNSGSVSTTIDAVAPVAPTIQPSNGTLLTGTAEAGSTVTLTGVNGTLIGTVVTGTNGVWTLSSPPNLANGTVVNAVAQDAAGNTSLPVSTTIDKVAPNTPSISISNGTVLTGTAEAGSTVIITGPGGAAIGQTTANASGAWSFTPGTPLAHNTAVTVVAKDAAGNTSTSATTNIDSQAPSAPSNLFVTADGTLLTGNAEPNSQVRIVVNGNVANPITVTATAAGTFAAVLIPALVAGQPIGVTSIDAAGNVSVSASTNAPNLSAPTISVPEAADTYINAAEAADGIQVRVGLATGVRAGDVVTVTYTGTGGYQFNQAHTVTAAEALAGSAVVSVVPPSGSFPQGAASVTAHINNGANSQAANFTVDTIPPSSPVLGLVGNLLTISGEPNSELTIRIDLGGTVATATVTANNAGLASLNLLTGLNIGLSYDQLLSAQVSVSAKDQAGNQSNVATLGLGTSLQQQPITLGNLAVDANLNLLNLPAARLGISGKTVAGAALAVEVLTPLGYIGIAPLAADANGNFSVNLLSPTVLSQLGLSLTNILNLGGDLALRITATSAGKTSGVYTVDLDPLGLLGLTIGNVRVDGTAADDILSGNATIAGERIFAGAGNDLILNVGSGDRVDAGAGNDTIQIKATNFGNVDGGTGFDTVVFDGGIDINYGAAGIGTFSNIERIDLGTGDSGSTLTLTAAAVDAMTDSRNTLQITGESNDVLNLTASALKTGAQQIDGITYDVYTYGSTTLLVEENTVQVVVS